One Odocoileus virginianus isolate 20LAN1187 ecotype Illinois chromosome 4, Ovbor_1.2, whole genome shotgun sequence DNA segment encodes these proteins:
- the LOC110133325 gene encoding stathmin-like, whose protein sequence is MASSDIQVKELEKRASGQAFELILSPRSKESVPEFPFFPPKKKDLSLEEIQKKLEAAEERCKSHEAEVLKQLAKKREHEKEVLQKVIEKNDNFSKMAEEKLTYKMEANKENQEAQMAAKLERLREKDKHIEEVRKNKESKDPADETEAD, encoded by the coding sequence ATGGCTTCTTCTGATATCCAGGTGAAGGAACTGGAGAAGCGTGCCTCAGGCCAGGCTTTTGAGCTGATTCTCAGCCCTCGATCAAAAGAATCTGTCCCAGAATTTCCCTTTTTCCCTCCTAAGAAGAAGGATCTTTCCCTGGAGGAAATTCAGAAGAAAttagaagctgcagaagaaagatGCAAGTCCCATGAAGCTGAGGTCTTGAAGCAGCTTGCCAAGAAACGGGAGCACGAGAAAGAAGTGCTTCAGAAAGTGATAGAGAAGAATGACAACTTCAGTAAAATGGCAGAAGAGAAGCTGACCTACAAGATGGAAGCCAACAAAGAGAACCAGGAGGCACAAATGGCTGCCAAACTGGAGCGTTTGCGAGAGAAGGACAAGCACATTGAAGAAGTGCGGAAGAACAAAGAATCCAAAGACCCTGCTGACGAGACTGAAGCTGACTAA